In Schaalia sp. JY-X169, the following are encoded in one genomic region:
- a CDS encoding ABC transporter permease: MAIGDNKSSGDPSHPYFSRDPIRREEDGFNTKGSQPDPAGELGIDPDGLTTPSASEEGLEGVRTEVAVQDEKVANQAFEDEDLDKKPLTRGQLIWRRFSRSKTAMFGLIGFILIVVFAIIGPYISPWEYRQVDSGNFLKGPSAEHWLGTGQTGRDMFALTVAGLRKSLVIGLSVAAIQTVVAALVGASAAFFGKWYDKVVLWIIDLLLVIPAFLLIAIITQRMSGSKSSTITFIFLLAAFSWMLTARVIRAMTLSVTNLDYVRAAKYMSVPSWATITKHILPNVSSYLIIDATLAVVAAVMMETFLSYFGFGVQPPETSLGVLLSEGQAMATSFPWTFLAPATILTLMLVCINFIGDGLRDAIDPTSKSGGTL, from the coding sequence ATGGCAATTGGAGATAACAAATCTAGTGGCGATCCGTCGCACCCATACTTTTCCCGCGACCCGATTCGTCGTGAAGAGGACGGTTTCAACACTAAAGGCAGCCAGCCTGACCCGGCCGGTGAATTGGGGATTGACCCGGACGGTCTAACCACGCCTAGCGCTAGCGAGGAGGGCCTGGAAGGTGTTCGGACCGAAGTTGCCGTCCAGGATGAAAAGGTCGCGAACCAGGCGTTCGAAGACGAGGACCTCGACAAGAAACCTCTGACCCGCGGTCAGCTGATTTGGCGTCGTTTCTCCCGTTCGAAGACCGCGATGTTCGGCCTCATCGGTTTCATATTGATCGTCGTCTTTGCAATCATCGGCCCCTACATCAGCCCCTGGGAATACCGCCAGGTTGACAGTGGAAACTTCCTCAAGGGACCGTCTGCCGAACACTGGCTTGGCACGGGACAGACGGGGCGCGACATGTTCGCTCTTACCGTTGCCGGCCTCCGCAAATCGCTGGTTATCGGCCTCTCCGTCGCCGCCATTCAAACGGTCGTTGCAGCACTGGTTGGAGCCTCGGCCGCATTCTTCGGCAAGTGGTACGACAAGGTGGTTCTGTGGATCATCGACTTGCTGCTGGTGATCCCCGCGTTCCTTCTGATCGCAATCATAACTCAGCGCATGTCTGGCAGTAAGAGCTCAACAATCACGTTCATTTTCCTGCTGGCAGCATTCTCCTGGATGCTGACGGCCCGCGTGATCCGCGCAATGACGCTGTCTGTCACAAACCTTGACTACGTGCGGGCCGCAAAGTACATGTCGGTTCCGTCGTGGGCGACCATCACCAAGCACATCCTTCCCAACGTTTCGTCTTACCTCATCATTGATGCGACGCTCGCGGTGGTTGCCGCCGTCATGATGGAGACCTTCCTGTCGTACTTCGGGTTCGGTGTCCAGCCGCCAGAGACTTCGCTTGGTGTCTTGCTTTCAGAAGGCCAGGCGATGGCGACCTCGTTCCCCTGGACCTTCCTGGCACCCGCGACCATCCTGACCTTGATGCTGGTGTGCATCAACTTCATCGGTGACGGTCTGCGCGATGCCATTGACCCGACCTCAAAGTCCGGAGGCACACTGTGA